One Pleuronectes platessa chromosome 20, fPlePla1.1, whole genome shotgun sequence DNA window includes the following coding sequences:
- the cct5 gene encoding T-complex protein 1 subunit epsilon, which produces MSSMGTLAFDEYGRPFIIIKDQDKKTRLSGIDALKSHIMAAKAVASTLKTSLGPNGLDKMMVDRDGEVTVTNDGATILSMMDVDHQIAKLMVELSKSQDDEIGDGTTGVVVLAGALLEQAEQLLDRGIHPIRISDGYDQAGIIAIAELDRIGETFPFDPNNREPLIQTAMTTLGSKVINRCHRQMAEIAVNAVLTVADMDRKDVDFELIKMEGKVGGKLEDTQLIKGVVVDKEFSHPQMPKVLKDVKIAILTCPFEPPKPKTKHKLDVTSVEDYKALQAYEKEKFAEMIQQVKDVGATLAICQWGFDDEANHLLLQNDLPAVRWVGGPEIELIAIATGGRIVPRFSELTPEKLGVAGLVKEISFGTTKDHMLVIQECKNTRAVTIFIRGGNKMIIEEAKRALHDALCVIRNLVRDNRVVYGGGASEIACALAVNQAADKCPSLEQYAMRAFADALEVIPMALAENSGLNPIQNMTEVRARQVKENNPFLGIDCLNNNTNDMKHQHVIETLIGKKQQILLATQVVKMILKIDDIRSQGESED; this is translated from the exons ATGTCCAGTATGGGGACATTAGCGTTTGATGAGTATGGGAGGCCATTCATCATCATTAAAGACCAGGACAAGAAGACACGGCTCTCGGGCATTGACGCACTTAAG tCTCACATTATGGCAGCCAAGGCAGTTGCGTCGACGCTCAAAACATCCCTGGGACCTAATG GCCTTGACAAGATGATGGTTGACAGGGATGGAGAAGTGACCGTCACCAACGATGGAGCCACCATTCTCAGCATGATGGATGTGGACCACCAGATTGCCAAGTTGATGGTGGAGCTCTCCAAGTCTCAGGATGATGAGATTGGTGATGGAACCACTGGAGTTGTTG tgctgGCTGGGGCTCTCCTTGAGCAggctgagcagctgctggaccGCGGTATCCACCCCATCAGGATCTCTGACGGTTACGACCAGGCTGGAATCATTGCCATCGCGGAGCTGGACAGAATTGGAGAAACCTTCCCCTTCGatcccaacaacagagaaccACTCATACAGACTGCCATGACAACGCTGGGGTCCAAAGT TATCAACCGGTGCCACAGACAGATGGCAGAGATTGCAGTGAACGCGGTCCTTACTGTTGCCGACATGGACAGGAAGGATGTTGACTTTGAGCTGATCAAGATGGAGGGCAAGGTCGGAGGCAAGCTGGAAGACACACAGCTCATCAAGGGAGTCGTAGTGGACAAGGAGTTCAGCCACCCTCAGATGCCCAAG GTTCTGAAAGATGTTAAGATCGCTATCCTCACCTGCCCGTTTGAGCCCCCAAAGCCCAAGACTAAACATAAGTTGGATGTGACCTCCGTTGAAGACTACAAAGCACTCCAGGCATATGAAAAGGAAAAGTTTGCAGAGATGATCCAACAG GTCAAAGATGTCGGGGCTACCCTGGCCATCTGTCAGTGGGGCTTCGACGATGAGGCCAACCACCTTCTGCTGCAGAACGATCTGCCAGCCGTGCGGTGGGTCGGAGGGCCTGAGATCGAG TTGATCGCCATTGCCACAGGAGGCCGCATCGTGCCGAGGTTCTCTGAGCTGACACCAGAGAAACTTGGCGTAGCTGGTTTGGTGAAGGAAATCTCCTTTGGTACTACAAAGGACCACATGCTGGTTATCCAGGAGTGCAAAAACACCAGGGCAGTGACCATTTTCATCCGGGGAGGCAACAAAATG ATCATTGAAGAGGCCAAGCGTGCACTCCATGATGCTCTGTGTGTCATTCGTAACCTGGTCAGAGATAACCGTGTTGTGTACGGAGGAGGAGCTTCAGAGATTGCATGTGCCCTGGCTGTCAACCAGGCTGCAGACAAA TGTCCATCTTTGGAGCAGTATGCCATGAGGGCGTTTGCTGATGCTCTAGAAGTAATCCCAATGGCGTTGGCAGAAAACAGTGGGTTGAATCCTATCCAGAACATGACAGAGGTCAGAGCCAGACAGGTCAAAGAAAACAACCCATTCCTCGGCATCGACTGTCTGAATAACAACACCAATG ACATGAAGCACCAACATGTGATCGAGACCCTGATCGGCAAGAAGCAGCAGATCCTGCTGGCGACTCAGGTGGTAAAGATGATCCTTAAGATCGACGACATCCGAAGCCAGGGGGAGAGCGAGGACTAG
- the cmbl gene encoding carboxymethylenebutenolidase homolog gives MANEARPCPCEIGDRMEYGGLGQELQIEHIQAYVVKPATASDKAVIVIQDIFGWQLPNTRYMADMLAANGYIAVCPDFYVGKAPWSPSDDWSTFQAWLEDKKPTNINKEVDAVLRYLKEQCGANHIGVVGFCWGGAATHYLALQYPEVRAGVSCYGIVKEREDSYELKFPTLFIFAENDYVIPLDQVGVLESKLKEKCTVDHQVKIFPGQTHGFVHRKREDINPSDKPSIQEARSDMLNWLSKYM, from the exons atggcaAACGAAGCCAGGCCCTGCCCCTGTGAAATTGGAGACCGGATGGAATACGGAGGTCTGGGCCAGGAGCTCCAGATTGAGCACATTCAAGCGTATGTGGTCAAACCAGCCACTGCCTCTGACAAGGCCGTCATAGTCATACAGGACATCTTTGGATGGCAACTCCCCAACACCAGATACATGGCTGACATGCTGGCTGCCAATGGATACAT AGCTGTTTGTCCAGACTTCTACGTTGGGAAGGCGCCGTGGAGTCCATCTGATGACTGGTCCACATTTCAGGCGTGGCTTGAGGACAAGAAGccaacaaacataaacaa AGAGGTGGATGCGGTGCTGAGGTACCTGAAGGAGCAGTGTGGGGCCAATCACATCGGAGTGGTGGGCTTTTGCTGGGGAGGGGCCGCCACACATTACCTGGCCCTGCAGTACCCGGAGGTCAGAGCTGGAGTGTCGTGCTACG GGATCGtcaaagagagggaggacagtTATGAGCTGAAGTTCCCCACTCTGTTCATTTTTGCAGAAAACGATTACGTCATTCCACTGGATCAG GTAGGAGTCCTTGAATCCAAGCTGaaggagaaatgcacagtggatcaTCAGGTGAAGATCTTTCCTGGTCAGACTCATGGGTTTGTTCACCGCAAGAGAGAGGACATCAACCCCTCAGACAAACCCAGCATCCAGGAGGCCAGATCCGACATGCTCAACTGGCTCAGCAAGTACATGTAG
- the LOC128425936 gene encoding E3 ubiquitin-protein ligase MARCHF6 encodes MDTAEEADICRVCRSEGTPDKPLYHPCVCTGSIKFIHQECLVQWLKHSRKEYCELCKHRFAFTPIYSPDMPSRLPIQDICAGLLTSVGTAIRYWFHYTLVAFAWLGVVPLTACRIYKCLFTGSVSSLLTLPLDMLSTDNLLADCLQGCFVVTCTLCAFISLVWLREQIVHGGAPHWLEQHHPPPPNAAGQANEAQAAGQGAPDEPPVAPPAPADPPAQNEAEPEPPDVPPDQGDDPELEEEEGAAAEDADPNNGAQDDMNWNALEWDRAAEELTWERMLGLDGSLVFLEHVFWVVSLNTLFILVFAFCPYHIGHFSVVGLGFEEYVQASHFEGLITTIVGYILLAMTLILCHGLAALVRFQRSRRLLGVCYIVVKVSLLVVVEIGVFPLICGWWLDICSLEMFDASLKDRELSFKSAPGTTMFLHWLVGMVYVFYFASFILLLREVLRPGVLWFLRNLNDPDFNPVQEMIHLPIYRHLRRFILSVVVFGSIVLLMLWMPIRLIKLLLPTFLPYNVMLYSDAPVSELSLELLLLQVVLPALLEQGHTRQWLKGLVRAWTVSAGYLLDLHSYLLGEQDDNDANQPVNNNNNNNPPPGQHNNNNNPAPAVGEGLHAAHQAILQQGGPVGFQPYHRPLRFHFRIVLLIAFMCITLLVASLVCLTLPVFTGRWLMSFWTGSSKIHELYTAACGLYVCWLSIRGVSVLLAWMPQGRTVIFRKVQEWTLMILKTLVVALLVAGVIPLLLGLLFELVIVAPLRVPLDQTPLFYPWQDWALGVLHAKIIAAITLMGPQWWLKTVIEQVYANGIRNIDLQFIIRKLAAPVISVLLLSLCVPYVIAAGVVPAVGVTPEMEILMQRRIYPFLLMVVSLIGILSFQIRQFKRLYEHIKNDKYLVGQRLVNYERKAGRASSSPPPNPVVE; translated from the exons ATGGACACGGCCGAGGAAG ctgacatttgtCGCGTGTGCCGCTCTGAGGGGACCCCGGACAAACCCCTGTACCACCCCTGTGTCTGCACTGGCAGTATCAAGTTCATCCACCAGGAATG tttggTCCAGTGGCTGAAGCACAGCAGGAAGGAGTACTGTGaattgtgcaagcacagatttgcTTTCACACCAA TCTACTCCCCAGACATGCCCTCGCGGCTGCCCATACAGGACATTTGTGCCGGCCTGCTGACCAGCGTGGGTACGGCCATCCGCTACTGGTTCCATTACACACTGGTGGCCTTCGCATGGCTGGGGGTCGTTCCTCTCACTGCAT GTCGCATCTACAAGTGTCTGTTTACCGGCTCTGTGAGCTCACTTTTGACACTGCCACTGGACATGCTCTCTAC cGATAACCTGCTTGCAGATTGTCTTCAGGGCTGTTTTGTCGTCACTTGCACCCTGTGTGCGTTCATCAGTCTGGTGTGGCTCCGAGAACAGATAGTCCACGGTGGTGCGCCCCACTGGTTAGAGCAGCACCATCCGCCACCACCTAATGCTGCTGGGCAAGCCAATGAG GCACAAGCTGCAGGTCAGGGAGCCCCAGATGAGCCCCCCGTAGCCCCGCCGGCCCCTGCTGATCCCCCGGCCCAGAATGAGGCAGAGCCTGAGCCCCCCGATGTCCCTCCAGACCAAGGTGATGACccagagctggaggaagaggagggagcagcTGCTGAAGACGCAGACCCCAACAATGGAGCACAAG ATGACATGAACTGGAACGCCTTGGAGTGGGACAGAGCGGCCGAGGAGCTCACCTGGGAAAGG ATGCTTGGACTGGATGGTTCACTGGTATTTTTG GAGCATGTGTTTTGGGTAGTGTCTCTCAACACACTCTTCATCCTAGTCTTTG CGTTTTGTCCCTACCACATCGGGCACTTCTCCGTGGTTGGTCTTGGCTTTGAGGAATAT GTCCAAGCCTCTCATTTCGAGGGTTTAATCACAACAATTGTGGGCTACATACTGCTGGCCATGACGCTCATTCTCTGTCAC GGACTTGCTGCTCTGGTCAGGTTCCAGCGCTCCCGGCGTCTCCTGGGAGTCTGCTACATCGTTGTCAAG GTCTCTCTGCTGGTTGTTGTGGAGATCGGTGTGTTTCCACTCATCTGCGGCTGGTGGCTCGACATCTGCTCTTTA GAGATGTTCGATGCCTCACTGAAAGACAGAGAGTTGAGTTTTAAATCAGCCCCTGGCACCACCATGTTCCTGCACTGGCTTGTGGGAATGGTCTATGTCTTCTACTTTGCTTCTTTCATCCTCCTACTGAGAGAG GTGCTGAGGCCCGGAGTGCTGTGGTTTCTGAGAAACCTCAATGACCCCGATTTCAACCCGGTGCAGGAGATGATTCATCTGCCCATCTACCGTCACCTGCGGCGGTTCATCCTGTCCGTGGTGGTGTTTGGTTCGATCGTGCTGCTCATGCTGTGGATGCCCATCAGGCTGATTAAGTTACTCCTGCCCACCTTCCTGCCATACAATGTCATGCTCTACAG CGACGCCCCGGTCAGCGAGCTGTCACTGGAGCTATTATTACTTCAGGTTGTGCTGCCGGCGCTACTGGAGCAGGGACACACTCGGCAGTGGCTCAAAGGCCTGGTCAGAGCCTGGACAGTCAGTGCTGGATATTTATT AGACCTTCACTCCTACCTCCTCGGGGAGCAGGACGACAATGATGCCAACCAGCctgtgaacaacaacaacaataataatcctCCACCCGGTCAacataacaacaataacaaccctGCCCCGGCTGTTGGCGAGGGCCTACATGCGGCCCATCAGGCCATCCTGCAACAAGGGGGACCAGTAGGTTTCCAGCCCTATCACCGACCCCTTCGCTTCCATTTCAGG atTGTGTTGCTGATAGCGTTCATGTGCATCACGCTGCTGGTGGCCAGTCTGGTGTGTCTGACTCTACCAG TCTTCACCGGGCGCTGGCTGATgtccttctggacgggaagctCCAAAATCCACGAGCTGTACACGGCGGCATGTGGCCTGTACGTTTGCTGGCTGTCTATCCGCGGAGTCAGTGTGCTGTTGGCCTGGATGCCCCAGGGACGCACGGTCATCTTCCGCAAAGTCCAGGAGTGGACACTAATG ATTCTAAAGACCCTGGTTGTTGCTCTGCTGGTTGCTGGAGTCATCCCACTGCTACTGGGACTGCTGTTTGAACTGGTTATTGTGGCTCCTCTCAGGGTTCCCCTGGACCAAACACCTCTTTTCTACCCCTGGCAG GACTGGGCTCTCGGAGTGCTTCATGCCAAAATCATCGCTGCCATCACTCTTATGGGCCCTCAGTGGTGGTTGAAAACTGTTATTGAGCAG GTTTACGCAAACGGAATTCGCAACATTGATCTCCAATTCATAATCCGTAAACTGGCTGCTCCAGTCATCTCAGTCCTGCTGCTGTCCTTGTGCGTACCGTATGTAATTGCTGCTGGAGTGGTGCCGGCTGTCG GAGTGACCCCAGAGATGGAGATTCTAATGCAGAGGAGGATCTATCCATTCCTCCTGATGGTGGTCTCGCTCATCGGCATCCTGTCCTTCCAGATCCGACAGTTTAAACGCCTTTACGAACACATCAAGAACGACAA GTACCTGGTCGGCCAGAGGCTCGTCAACTACGAGCGCAAAGCCGGAAGAGCGAGCTCGAGCCCCCCCCCAAACCCTGTCGTGGAGTAA